In Thermoproteales archaeon, one DNA window encodes the following:
- a CDS encoding 50S ribosomal protein L21e, with protein sequence MRHSKGYRTRGRKLLRKHPRERGMQGLSRLLYKYKIGDKVSIDISPSRIETAPHRRYQGRTGTIIGVRGKAYIVKITIGRKDKFIITTPEHLKPHLT encoded by the coding sequence ATGAGACATTCGAAGGGTTACAGAACAAGAGGAAGAAAATTGCTTAGAAAACACCCGCGAGAAAGAGGTATGCAGGGGCTAAGTAGGCTCTTGTACAAGTATAAAATTGGAGATAAAGTAAGCATCGATATCTCACCTAGTAGAATTGAGACCGCGCCGCATCGTCGTTACCAAGGAAGAACTGGAACCATTATTGGTGTCAGAGGAAAAGCATACATTGTAAAAATTACCATAGGAAGAAAGGACAAGTTTATAATCACGACACCAGAACATCTTAAGCCACATTTGACTTGA
- a CDS encoding tRNA pseudouridine(54/55) synthase Pus10, protein MKNEEVIEKAMSILSKYSLCDSCLGRQFALLGSGLSNRERGKAIKIVIFMKSFSVTGTIDSETLRYLCESGFKPAITIIESRRLFECKAKSCYICGNILSEKSILEIVEKIEKKLEGLDFESFKVGCRVDPDVLEREENIRSYFKLEYGESIKSDINREIGKKLQKCLGKTYLLENPDVTIIVDFIKDIIELEIRPLCVYGRYRKLTRGIPQNVWYCPVCRGRGCDKCNNTGRLYQESIEEYIALPILSAANGSDYKFHGAGREDIDVLTLGNGRPFVVEIKNPRVRKINLEKIVNEINEKASGKVEVLFLKYTDRKTIRRIKRLAEISAKTYRAVVTFEDKICAEKLKELEGFFKNRVVNQRTPKRVLHRRSDKLRKKTVFEVGAKKLNDNKVEFTIKCQGGLYVKELITGDEGRTNPSFYDFLKVKVRSIVLDVINIEDVTDLSFIKSNVA, encoded by the coding sequence ATGAAGAACGAGGAAGTCATCGAAAAAGCCATGTCAATATTATCAAAGTATAGTCTTTGTGATTCATGCTTAGGCAGGCAATTCGCTCTTTTAGGTAGCGGATTGTCTAATAGAGAACGAGGTAAAGCTATAAAGATTGTAATATTTATGAAATCCTTTTCAGTGACAGGAACTATCGATAGCGAGACTTTACGTTATTTATGCGAAAGTGGGTTCAAACCGGCTATAACAATAATAGAATCTCGAAGGCTATTTGAGTGTAAAGCAAAGTCATGCTATATATGCGGTAATATTCTAAGCGAAAAAAGCATTTTAGAAATAGTGGAAAAAATTGAGAAAAAATTGGAAGGTCTTGATTTTGAATCATTTAAAGTAGGATGCCGCGTAGATCCGGATGTCTTGGAACGTGAAGAAAATATCCGATCATATTTCAAGCTAGAATACGGAGAATCTATAAAAAGTGATATTAATCGCGAGATAGGGAAAAAATTACAGAAGTGTTTAGGAAAAACTTATCTTTTGGAAAATCCTGATGTGACTATAATTGTAGATTTTATAAAAGACATTATAGAACTGGAAATAAGACCGCTTTGCGTTTATGGAAGATATAGGAAGCTTACAAGAGGAATACCTCAAAATGTTTGGTACTGTCCGGTGTGTAGAGGTCGAGGATGTGATAAGTGTAATAACACGGGTAGGTTATACCAAGAATCGATCGAAGAATATATAGCGTTGCCAATACTGAGCGCGGCAAACGGTAGCGATTATAAATTTCATGGAGCTGGAAGAGAAGATATTGACGTATTAACTCTGGGTAATGGCAGACCTTTCGTTGTTGAAATAAAAAACCCTCGCGTTCGGAAAATCAACCTTGAGAAAATCGTAAATGAGATTAATGAAAAAGCTAGTGGGAAAGTGGAAGTGCTTTTTCTCAAGTATACAGATAGAAAAACCATTAGAAGAATAAAGAGATTAGCAGAGATTTCGGCCAAGACATATAGGGCAGTCGTAACATTCGAAGATAAGATATGCGCGGAGAAACTGAAAGAGCTAGAGGGGTTCTTTAAGAATAGAGTTGTTAATCAGCGAACGCCCAAAAGAGTTCTTCATAGACGTTCTGATAAACTTAGAAAGAAAACTGTGTTTGAGGTGGGAGCCAAAAAGTTGAATGATAATAAAGTAGAGTTTACAATAAAATGCCAAGGAGGATTGTATGTGAAAGAGCTAATTACTGGAGATGAAGGGCGAACTAATCCAAGTTTTTATGATTTCTTGAAAGTAAAAGTGAGATCAATTGTGCTTGACGTGATTAATATTGAAGATGTAACAGATTTATCGTTTATCAAGTCAAATGTGGCTTAA
- the ffh gene encoding signal recognition particle protein yields the protein MKDLRERLQSVISKIKRAPIIDEKTLNEVLRDIQRALLYADVSVDLILQLTNNIKERIRKEKLPPGFSKRELLLKLVYDELIRMLGGEAKYKPLSKTGKTYTMILIGIEGSGKTTTTAKLAYFYKKRGFNTGIVCADNYRPGAYHQLRQLGEQIGVEVYGEANKSAVEIALHGIEYFKKKKMDLIIIDTAGRHKDEEELMKEMDRLIAEVNPDEVVLVLDATIGRQAEKQAEAFNRIAKVKSIIVTKLDGAARGGGALAAVVKTGARISFIGTGEKIDELEIFDPPSFVSKLLGLGDLKALVEKFKSYEELDRKRLEAISKGDFTLVDLLDQLLALRKMGPLKKILDLLPGGYSLPKNFEETSEENVKKWIAIMQSMTKRELLHPEIIDRERMLRIAKGSGTSIRDVKALLKSYRMTKSYLRKFAKQRKKIPLGF from the coding sequence ATGAAAGATTTAAGGGAGAGACTGCAATCAGTAATAAGCAAGATTAAGCGAGCGCCGATCATAGATGAGAAAACTCTAAACGAAGTCTTAAGAGATATACAAAGGGCGTTATTATACGCGGACGTCAGTGTTGATTTGATTCTCCAGCTTACGAATAACATCAAGGAACGTATTAGAAAGGAAAAACTTCCTCCAGGATTTTCTAAAAGAGAACTTCTGCTTAAACTTGTTTATGACGAATTAATACGTATGCTAGGTGGCGAAGCTAAGTATAAACCCTTATCAAAAACGGGTAAAACTTATACAATGATTCTTATAGGTATCGAGGGTTCTGGAAAAACAACAACAACTGCCAAGCTAGCATATTTTTATAAGAAAAGAGGCTTTAATACAGGTATTGTCTGTGCAGATAATTATAGGCCAGGAGCTTATCATCAGCTAAGGCAGCTAGGAGAACAAATAGGCGTAGAAGTTTATGGTGAAGCTAATAAAAGTGCAGTTGAAATAGCACTACATGGTATTGAATATTTCAAGAAGAAAAAAATGGATTTAATTATAATTGATACTGCTGGCAGACACAAAGATGAAGAGGAATTAATGAAGGAAATGGACAGATTGATTGCGGAAGTTAATCCTGACGAAGTGGTTTTAGTTCTTGATGCTACTATAGGTAGGCAAGCTGAAAAGCAGGCTGAAGCATTTAATCGTATTGCAAAAGTCAAGTCGATAATAGTAACAAAATTGGATGGAGCAGCCAGAGGAGGAGGTGCTTTAGCAGCAGTAGTAAAAACAGGTGCAAGAATATCATTTATAGGAACGGGCGAAAAAATAGATGAACTGGAAATTTTTGATCCCCCAAGTTTTGTAAGCAAGTTGTTAGGACTGGGAGATCTTAAGGCGCTAGTCGAAAAATTCAAGAGTTACGAAGAATTGGATAGAAAGCGCTTAGAAGCGATATCAAAGGGGGATTTCACCTTAGTAGATTTATTAGATCAATTACTTGCATTAAGGAAAATGGGTCCTTTGAAAAAGATTCTAGACCTTCTACCAGGTGGTTATTCACTACCAAAAAATTTTGAAGAAACAAGTGAGGAAAACGTGAAAAAATGGATAGCCATAATGCAGTCAATGACTAAGAGAGAGCTTCTTCATCCAGAAATAATAGATAGAGAGAGAATGTTACGGATTGCAAAAGGATCAGGAACTAGTATCAGGGATGTAAAAGCATTGTTGAAATCTTACAGGATGACCAAAAGCTACTTGAGAAAATTCGCTAAACAAAGAAAAAAAATACCATTAGGGTTCTAA
- a CDS encoding AAA family ATPase codes for MTATHTLDEKTLSNFSTLASYKFPPEFRDFYTSSGISYLDEILGGGFLKGKTYLVAGETGCGKTIFSLQFLIYGALHGEPGVYIAIDEPTDQLLKGIKQFGWDVTPLIKARRLLFLDMRTHFSKIYLREERKRIEPKYIIESIIKSASEIKARRLVIDPIAPLIYGGTKDDVLYAREFLREMVFAIEKTGKLTTILTSEIPTGSRQLSRFGVEEFLASGIIVLGLEEISGRIERIMFIRKARWAPVRPGKFVFDIVPGTGIVIRGPIESFKKHKL; via the coding sequence ATGACAGCGACACATACTCTAGATGAAAAAACCTTGAGTAATTTTTCGACTCTTGCTTCCTATAAATTCCCACCAGAGTTTAGAGACTTCTATACGTCATCGGGCATCTCTTATCTTGACGAAATTTTAGGAGGAGGATTTTTGAAAGGTAAAACTTACCTTGTTGCTGGCGAAACAGGGTGTGGCAAGACGATCTTCTCTCTTCAATTTTTAATTTATGGAGCGCTGCATGGCGAGCCTGGAGTTTATATAGCTATAGATGAGCCAACGGATCAACTTTTGAAAGGGATTAAACAATTCGGTTGGGACGTAACGCCTTTAATTAAAGCAAGACGATTGCTCTTTCTCGATATGCGTACTCATTTTAGTAAAATATATTTAAGGGAAGAAAGGAAGAGAATAGAACCTAAGTATATAATAGAATCTATCATAAAAAGTGCAAGTGAAATTAAAGCTAGGCGTTTAGTAATCGACCCTATAGCCCCGTTGATCTATGGTGGAACAAAAGACGATGTTTTATACGCTAGGGAGTTTTTAAGGGAGATGGTTTTTGCTATAGAAAAAACAGGAAAATTGACTACAATTTTGACAAGCGAGATTCCTACGGGAAGTCGCCAGCTAAGCCGTTTTGGTGTTGAAGAATTCTTGGCCTCGGGAATTATAGTTTTAGGTTTAGAAGAGATTAGTGGGAGGATTGAACGAATAATGTTCATAAGAAAAGCTAGATGGGCTCCTGTGCGTCCAGGAAAATTCGTGTTTGATATAGTTCCTGGGACTGGAATAGTGATTAGAGGTCCTATAGAATCTTTTAAAAAGCATAAATTATAA
- the tadA gene encoding Flp pilus assembly complex ATPase component TadA has protein sequence MFEEIYIPDSDAILQGTVRKLIKKGKVKGKILIHLSIVDLFEKLAKEGSSQGLVGLQEISLLREVVSERPQVEIEYTREMPEGYRFRRDLDPDDIVRDLALELNATLITANILNIQSAKALGIRVMTVEEDATRELLIDEFFDNDTMSVHLKEGVPPYAKKGVPGKWRFVQLGEKPMTKIELEKIVREIIETARSYSRNAFIEVERLGSTIIQLESYRIVITRPPFSDGIEITAVRPVAKLSLEDYKLPSKLINRLEKQAEGILIAGAPGMGKTTFAQALAEYYYRKGRIVKTIESPRDMQLPDEITQYSKSHGTSEELHDVLLLSRPDYTFFDEMRDTRDFELYADLRLAGVGMVGVVHATSPIDAIQRFVGRVELGMIPSIIDTVVFIENGQVKKVFELETVVKIPHGLREADLARPVVVVRDFLTGEAEYELYVFGERTFVVPVKRTSTARVRKMESAIRSVIRKYIPDEEIEIEMAKNGNVIVYVDTEYYNVLLSSKARRKIERVGKRYGVNIMFRPKLG, from the coding sequence ATGTTTGAGGAAATATATATTCCAGACAGTGATGCAATACTGCAGGGCACTGTAAGGAAATTAATTAAAAAAGGAAAAGTAAAAGGAAAAATATTGATTCATTTATCAATAGTGGATCTTTTTGAAAAATTAGCGAAGGAAGGGAGTAGCCAGGGCCTTGTTGGTCTACAAGAGATATCTCTTCTGAGAGAAGTTGTTAGCGAAAGACCACAAGTAGAGATAGAATATACTAGGGAAATGCCTGAAGGTTATAGATTTAGAAGAGACCTGGACCCTGACGATATTGTTAGAGATTTAGCTTTAGAATTGAATGCGACCTTGATTACTGCCAATATTTTGAACATTCAAAGCGCCAAAGCGCTCGGTATACGCGTTATGACAGTTGAGGAAGATGCTACGAGAGAACTTTTGATCGATGAGTTCTTTGATAATGATACTATGTCTGTTCATTTGAAAGAAGGGGTTCCTCCTTATGCTAAAAAGGGGGTTCCTGGTAAGTGGCGCTTTGTTCAATTGGGAGAAAAGCCTATGACAAAAATTGAACTTGAAAAAATTGTTAGGGAGATTATTGAAACGGCAAGATCATATTCAAGAAATGCGTTCATCGAAGTTGAACGACTTGGATCTACCATAATTCAATTAGAAAGTTACAGGATTGTAATTACAAGGCCGCCCTTTTCTGACGGTATTGAGATTACAGCTGTAAGACCTGTCGCAAAGTTAAGTTTAGAAGACTATAAACTTCCATCCAAGCTTATAAATAGGCTAGAGAAGCAAGCTGAAGGAATATTGATAGCTGGAGCTCCTGGTATGGGCAAAACGACATTTGCTCAGGCTTTAGCAGAGTATTACTATAGGAAAGGGAGGATTGTCAAAACTATAGAATCGCCTAGGGATATGCAATTACCAGACGAAATAACTCAGTATTCTAAGAGTCATGGTACTTCAGAAGAGTTGCATGATGTTCTTCTGCTTTCTAGACCTGATTATACCTTTTTCGATGAAATGCGAGACACGAGAGATTTTGAACTTTATGCAGACTTGAGATTGGCTGGGGTAGGTATGGTTGGCGTTGTACATGCGACAAGTCCTATTGATGCTATACAGAGGTTTGTTGGGAGAGTCGAGCTTGGTATGATACCGTCAATCATAGATACAGTTGTTTTTATTGAAAATGGACAAGTTAAAAAGGTATTTGAGCTTGAAACAGTAGTAAAAATCCCCCACGGTCTAAGAGAAGCAGATTTAGCGAGACCTGTTGTGGTAGTAAGAGACTTTCTAACAGGCGAGGCTGAGTATGAACTGTACGTGTTTGGAGAAAGAACATTCGTTGTTCCTGTCAAGCGTACATCGACGGCTAGGGTACGTAAAATGGAGAGCGCTATACGCTCAGTAATTAGAAAATACATTCCAGATGAAGAGATTGAAATAGAAATGGCGAAAAATGGAAATGTTATAGTGTACGTTGACACGGAATATTACAATGTCCTATTAAGCAGTAAAGCTAGAAGAAAAATAGAACGAGTAGGCAAAAGGTATGGAGTAAATATAATGTTTAGACCTAAGCTCGGATAG
- a CDS encoding tRNA (adenine-N1)-methyltransferase, whose translation MMIKKGDFVLLYLDEKRKYLVRVDPAKELHTHKGIIRLNKIEGKKYGETVITHLNVSFKILKPLLVDFLENFTRTTQIIYPKDSALMIIMSGIGPGSRVVEAGTGTGALTAVLAYYVRPTGKVYSYDIKKQNIERAKRNLKKIGLEKWVVFKIGDVTQKIDEIEVDAVFLDLPTPWLAVKTAYYSLTNGGVFVSFSPTINQVEKTIEALREHRFVNCKAVELLLRTYKVKMGETRPETFMIGHTGYIVFARKP comes from the coding sequence ATGATGATAAAAAAAGGCGATTTTGTTCTATTATATCTCGACGAGAAAAGAAAATATTTAGTAAGGGTTGATCCAGCAAAAGAGCTACACACTCATAAGGGCATAATCCGACTAAACAAGATAGAGGGGAAAAAATACGGAGAAACCGTGATTACACACCTCAATGTTAGCTTTAAAATTCTAAAACCATTGCTAGTTGATTTCTTAGAGAATTTTACCAGAACCACACAAATAATATACCCAAAAGATTCTGCCCTAATGATTATAATGTCCGGAATAGGTCCAGGATCTCGCGTTGTTGAAGCAGGTACTGGAACTGGAGCCTTGACCGCTGTTTTAGCTTATTATGTAAGACCAACAGGTAAGGTCTATAGTTACGATATCAAAAAACAAAATATAGAAAGAGCTAAAAGAAACCTAAAGAAAATTGGACTAGAAAAATGGGTTGTTTTTAAGATTGGTGACGTCACGCAGAAAATTGACGAGATAGAGGTGGATGCTGTTTTTTTGGATCTTCCAACTCCTTGGCTTGCTGTAAAGACCGCCTATTATTCTCTTACTAATGGAGGAGTTTTCGTTAGCTTTTCACCAACAATAAATCAAGTTGAAAAAACCATAGAGGCATTAAGAGAACATAGATTCGTAAACTGTAAGGCAGTAGAACTTCTATTAAGGACTTATAAAGTGAAAATGGGCGAGACCAGACCTGAGACATTTATGATAGGACACACGGGTTACATAGTTTTTGCAAGAAAACCATAA
- a CDS encoding 30S ribosomal protein S17e, which yields MGKVRPTYIKRTARKLFMLYRDQFTSDFEHNKHKVAELTNVKSKTLRNRVAGYITRLVRIEARQREQGLIAE from the coding sequence ATGGGTAAAGTTAGACCGACATACATTAAAAGAACCGCACGAAAGCTGTTCATGTTATATAGAGATCAATTTACTAGTGATTTCGAGCATAACAAGCATAAGGTCGCCGAATTAACAAACGTTAAATCAAAGACTTTAAGAAATCGCGTTGCAGGATATATTACTAGATTAGTTAGAATAGAGGCTCGGCAAAGAGAACAGGGACTTATAGCGGAATAA